GCCCGTCACCTGGAGGGGTTCATCGAGCACCAGACCGAGGCGGTCTGGCAGCTCGAACAGCGGGTGACCAGCGGGCACCTGGGCAACCCGGAACAGTTCCTGGACGAGATGTTCCGGACCCGGCACGGCCTGATCGCGGTCCGGACGATGGGCGCCCTGGGCCGGGAGATCTACGGCCGGCTCGCCACCATCCACCGCGCCGTCCCCCCGGAGGCGACGCCGCTGCTCGACGACATCGTCGACCAGTTCGCCCGCGTCCACGGCGTGGCCGACAGCCAGAAGGAGTACCTCCAGGGCGTGATCGAGTTCTACCGCACCCGCAGCGACACGAAGATGACCGTGGCGGCCGAGCGCCTCGCCGTGATCGCCGTGGTCACCCTGCCGATCACCGCCCTCTCCTCGGTGCTGGGCATGAACCTGATCGTGAACCAGCACTCGGACTTCTCGCTGCTCGGCGCGACCCTGATCGTCATGCTGGTGATGTCGGCGCTGCTGCTCACCTGGGCCAAACGCCAGGGCTGGTGGTGATCAGCGGCGGGATGCCAGCAGGGCCAGCGCCAGATTGATCGAGGAAATGGCGATCGCGGTTTTCGCGGCCCGCGGCGGCAGCGCCCCGGAACGTCCGGCGAGCACCGCGGCGAGCACGTCGCTGCCGTGGATCACGATGCCCCGCTGGGCCACCCGGTGCTGCTCCGCGCCGCTGTTGACCAGCAGCTCCGCACCCAGGAAGACCGTGCGCACGCCGAACATCCGCAACGGGTAGATAGCCGCGGCGTTCTTCTCCGGATCACCGCCGAGCCGTTTCACCAGCAATTCCGGTACGACAAGCGCGGCGGATCCGACACCCACCCGGATCACGCCCAGTGCGGTTGCGGCGATGGACATTCCGCGACGATGTCAGCCGTCAGCGGGCACGTCAGTCGGGCGGGCGACAGAGGCCCGTACGAAATGGGGGTAAGTCTTGTGGTCATGGCTTTCTGGCGCACCTATGACCGCATCGCCGAACTGGTGGACCGGCGCTGGCGCTGGTACCGGCTGCCCCGAGTGCTGGGCCTGGCCACCCTGGTCGGGGTCCGGAACACGTTGCGCCGGGAGAACCTGTACGACACCGGCCCGGCCTCCGGCACCCCGGACACGCCGCCCGGCCCGCCGACGCCCGAGCAGCTCAGCTCGCGCACCGTCGACGGCACCTACAACGACCTGAGCAAACCGCGGATGGGCATGGCCGGCAGCCGGTTCGGCCGCAACGTGCCGCTGACCAAGGCCTTCCCGGAACCGGCCGCGCGGATCATGACGCCGAGCCCGCGCGAGGTCAGCCGCACCCTGATGACCCGCGCCGAGCTGATCCCGGCCACCTCGGTGAACGCGCTGGTGGCGGCCTGGCTCC
Above is a genomic segment from Actinoplanes ianthinogenes containing:
- a CDS encoding magnesium transporter CorA family protein, whose product is MDVWLITDEGLAEQEPDRLPALLSGGHGVIWVDIPSCDERAMGVLKEVFGFHPQAVRDSAERNRVPKVHVYRDHAFVVLHAPELGAAGHVHYVELDQFIGPNYLVTVHGPLNPAVDPRAAQRETHEVLRRVRAGRLLPVSGWELSYAVVAALARHLEGFIEHQTEAVWQLEQRVTSGHLGNPEQFLDEMFRTRHGLIAVRTMGALGREIYGRLATIHRAVPPEATPLLDDIVDQFARVHGVADSQKEYLQGVIEFYRTRSDTKMTVAAERLAVIAVVTLPITALSSVLGMNLIVNQHSDFSLLGATLIVMLVMSALLLTWAKRQGWW